A genomic segment from Streptomyces sp. NBC_00654 encodes:
- a CDS encoding ABC transporter permease, with the protein MKYLLQRLTFYAVTAWAAITINFLIPRLMPGDPVQALMSRYQGQLDTNAIASLKALFGLDENQSLWQQYTDYWAHLLDGDLGLSFTFFPTPVSEVIAQSLPWTLALVGITTVISFLLGTGVGVYSGWKRGSWLDSLLPVTTFISSIPYFWLGLIAIAVFAVKWPVFPAAGGYDSSLVPAFDWPFVSSALYHGFLPGVTIVLSAVAGWILGMRNMMVTVSSEDYVMVAQAKGLSERRVMFGYAARNAVLPNISGFALSLGFIVGGTLLVEMVFTYPGIGYQLFQAVGGKDYPLMQGVFLIITLSVLAANLLADLVYAVLDPRTRKEA; encoded by the coding sequence ACGCCGTCACCGCGTGGGCCGCCATCACCATCAACTTCCTCATCCCGCGCCTGATGCCCGGCGACCCGGTCCAGGCGCTGATGAGCCGCTACCAGGGCCAGCTCGACACCAACGCCATCGCCTCCCTCAAGGCCCTCTTCGGCCTCGACGAGAACCAGTCGCTCTGGCAGCAGTACACCGACTACTGGGCGCATCTGCTCGACGGCGACCTCGGGCTCTCGTTCACCTTCTTCCCGACACCGGTCAGCGAGGTGATCGCGCAGTCCCTGCCGTGGACGCTCGCCCTGGTCGGCATCACCACCGTGATCAGCTTCCTGCTCGGCACCGGCGTCGGCGTCTACAGCGGCTGGAAGCGCGGCTCCTGGCTGGACAGCCTGCTGCCCGTCACCACCTTCATCTCCTCGATCCCCTACTTCTGGCTCGGCCTCATCGCCATCGCGGTGTTCGCCGTGAAGTGGCCCGTCTTCCCGGCCGCCGGAGGGTACGACTCCTCGCTCGTCCCGGCGTTCGACTGGCCGTTCGTCTCCAGCGCGCTGTACCACGGGTTCCTGCCCGGCGTCACGATCGTGCTCAGCGCCGTCGCCGGCTGGATCCTCGGCATGCGCAACATGATGGTCACCGTCTCCTCCGAGGACTACGTCATGGTGGCGCAGGCCAAGGGGCTCTCCGAGCGGCGCGTGATGTTCGGCTACGCCGCCCGCAACGCGGTCCTGCCGAACATCTCCGGCTTCGCCCTCTCCCTGGGTTTCATCGTCGGCGGCACGCTCCTGGTCGAGATGGTCTTCACCTACCCGGGCATCGGATACCAGCTCTTCCAGGCCGTCGGCGGCAAGGACTACCCGCTGATGCAAGGCGTCTTCCTGATCATCACGCTGTCCGTCCTCGCCGCGAACCTGCTCGCCGACCTCGTCTACGCCGTGCTCGACCCCCGCACCCGGAAGGAGGCCTGA
- a CDS encoding ABC transporter permease translates to MSVTATDTAVLDGAPAPAAPSRRARLRFLRGGKTRTGLIILAFFVLLAIAGPWIAPHDPDAMTDQLLRPPSADHWFGTTQTGQDVLSQILVGTRGVLVVGFVAGIFATVLSVLVGVSAGFLGGAADEILSALSNIFLVLPGLPLIIIIASFVPDTGDLLIATAIAFTSWAWGARILRAQTLSLRRRDYVEAARATGESTWRIILFEIMPNLTAVIASGFVGTVIFAILTEITLAFIGVADISHWNWGTVLFWAQSNQALAQGAWWWFVPAGLCIALLGTALALINFGIDEFVNPRLRTATGASRKVRMRVGFTPVARTAATPSKEQST, encoded by the coding sequence ATGTCCGTCACCGCCACCGACACCGCCGTCCTCGACGGCGCCCCCGCCCCCGCGGCGCCCAGCCGCCGGGCCCGGCTCCGGTTCCTGCGCGGCGGGAAGACCCGCACCGGGCTGATCATCCTGGCGTTCTTCGTGCTCCTCGCGATCGCCGGACCCTGGATCGCCCCGCACGACCCCGACGCGATGACCGACCAACTGCTCCGGCCGCCCTCCGCCGACCACTGGTTCGGCACCACGCAGACCGGGCAGGACGTCCTCTCCCAGATCCTCGTCGGCACCCGCGGCGTCCTGGTCGTCGGCTTCGTCGCCGGGATCTTCGCCACGGTCCTGTCCGTGCTCGTCGGGGTCAGCGCCGGATTCCTCGGCGGCGCGGCCGACGAGATCCTCTCCGCGCTCTCCAACATCTTCCTGGTGCTGCCCGGACTCCCGCTGATCATCATCATCGCGAGCTTCGTCCCGGACACCGGCGACCTGCTCATCGCCACCGCGATCGCCTTCACCTCCTGGGCCTGGGGGGCGCGCATCCTGCGGGCCCAGACCCTGTCGCTGCGCCGGCGCGACTACGTGGAGGCGGCCCGCGCCACCGGCGAGTCCACCTGGCGGATCATCCTCTTCGAGATCATGCCGAACCTCACCGCCGTCATCGCCTCCGGCTTCGTCGGCACGGTCATCTTCGCCATCCTCACCGAGATCACCCTCGCCTTCATCGGCGTCGCCGACATCTCGCACTGGAACTGGGGCACCGTCCTGTTCTGGGCCCAGTCCAACCAGGCCCTCGCCCAGGGCGCCTGGTGGTGGTTCGTCCCCGCCGGTCTGTGCATCGCCCTCCTCGGCACCGCCCTGGCCCTCATCAACTTCGGCATCGACGAGTTCGTCAACCCCCGCCTGCGCACCGCGACCGGCGCCTCCCGCAAGGTCAGGATGCGGGTCGGCTTCACCCCGGTCGCCCGGACGGCCGCCACGCCCAGCAAGGAGCAGAGCACATGA
- a CDS encoding ABC transporter ATP-binding protein, with the protein MTAEPVLTISGLNVDYGTGDQAVHALRDIDLTLHRGEVLGLAGESGSGKSTLAYAVTRLLSPPGVITGGDVHYHRPGGDSVDILSLAPDRLRAFRWQELSIVFQGAMNSLNPVHTVHSQLTDVLKAHRPQMRSAARTARAEELLNLVGISADRLAAYPHQLSGGMRQRVMIAMALALEPEIVIMDEPTTALDVVMQRQILRRLVELREQLSFSVVFITHDISLLIEFSDRIAIMYGGRIVEEAGAAEIYRDPRHPYSDGLLHSFPALHGPRRELTGIPGSPPHLSAMPTGCAFHPRCGKAFDPCSRRVPSLTPPTGGSDRAVACWLHTENPRATPGTPAPRDAHSPHPEPSKPAPAA; encoded by the coding sequence ATGACGGCCGAGCCGGTCCTCACCATCAGCGGACTCAACGTCGACTACGGCACCGGCGACCAGGCCGTGCACGCCCTGCGCGACATCGACCTCACCCTGCACCGGGGCGAAGTCCTGGGCCTGGCGGGCGAGTCGGGCTCCGGCAAGTCCACCCTGGCCTACGCCGTCACCCGGCTGCTCTCCCCGCCCGGGGTGATCACCGGCGGCGACGTCCACTACCACCGGCCGGGCGGGGACAGCGTCGACATCCTCTCCCTCGCACCGGACCGGCTCCGCGCCTTCCGCTGGCAGGAACTGTCCATCGTGTTCCAGGGCGCGATGAACTCGCTCAACCCGGTCCACACCGTGCACAGCCAGCTCACCGACGTACTCAAGGCCCACCGCCCGCAGATGCGCTCCGCCGCGCGGACCGCCCGCGCCGAGGAGCTGCTGAACCTCGTCGGGATCTCGGCGGACCGGCTCGCCGCGTATCCGCACCAGCTCTCCGGCGGGATGCGCCAGCGCGTGATGATCGCGATGGCGCTGGCACTGGAACCCGAGATCGTCATCATGGACGAGCCGACCACCGCGCTCGACGTCGTCATGCAGCGGCAGATCCTGCGCCGGCTGGTCGAACTGCGGGAACAGCTCAGCTTCTCCGTCGTGTTCATCACCCATGACATCTCGCTCCTGATCGAGTTCTCGGACCGGATCGCGATCATGTACGGGGGCCGGATCGTGGAGGAGGCGGGCGCGGCCGAGATCTACCGCGACCCCCGCCACCCCTACAGCGACGGGCTGCTCCACTCGTTCCCCGCGCTGCACGGACCCCGCCGCGAGCTGACCGGCATCCCCGGCTCGCCCCCGCACCTGTCCGCGATGCCCACGGGCTGCGCGTTCCACCCCCGCTGCGGCAAGGCGTTCGACCCCTGCTCCCGGCGGGTCCCGTCGCTGACCCCGCCCACCGGCGGGAGCGACCGCGCGGTCGCCTGCTGGCTGCACACGGAGAACCCGCGGGCGACGCCCGGCACACCGGCTCCGCGCGACGCGCACTCCCCCCACCCGGAACCGTCCAAGCCCGCCCCGGCCGCCTGA
- a CDS encoding GH1 family beta-glucosidase: protein MNHPVTTSPNRRLPRPAAVPGLPADFRWGVATSAYQIEGAAAEDGRTPSIWDTFCDVPGAVEGGERGDVACDHYHRMPQDVELIAGLGVDTYRFSLAWPRIQPGGRGPANAKGLDFYKRLVDELQDKGITPWITLYHWDLPQELEDAGGWPVRDTALRFADYAMLAYEALGDRVAHWTTLNEPWCSAMLGYAYGLHAPGRQHLGDAIHAVHHLLLGHGLASRRIREAAGGNPLELGITLNLGTATPETDSEADREACRRADGLGTRLYLDPVVHGHYPEDIVRDLAAQGIELPVQDGDLAAIATPLDVLGVNFYRGALFSGLTEDGSPTDAEGLPVTRAVERDLPRTAMDWEITPGELTDLLLRLERDYALPTVITENGAAFDDTVAADGSVPDTDRTAYLADHIDAVAQARVRGADVRGYFAWSLMDNFEWAYGYDKRFGIVRVDYGTQARTLKDSAKWYRDTIRLTRDTIHLSRDSRTD from the coding sequence ATGAACCACCCCGTCACCACCTCCCCGAACCGGCGCCTCCCGCGGCCCGCCGCCGTCCCCGGGCTCCCGGCCGACTTCCGCTGGGGCGTGGCCACCTCCGCGTACCAGATCGAGGGCGCGGCGGCGGAGGACGGCCGCACGCCGTCCATCTGGGACACCTTCTGCGACGTCCCCGGTGCCGTCGAGGGCGGCGAGAGGGGGGACGTGGCCTGCGACCACTACCACCGGATGCCCCAGGACGTGGAGCTGATCGCCGGCCTCGGTGTCGACACCTACCGCTTCTCGCTGGCCTGGCCGCGCATTCAGCCCGGCGGCCGGGGCCCGGCCAACGCCAAGGGCCTCGACTTCTACAAACGGCTCGTCGACGAGCTCCAGGACAAGGGGATCACCCCCTGGATCACCCTGTACCACTGGGACCTCCCGCAGGAGCTGGAGGACGCGGGCGGCTGGCCGGTCCGCGACACCGCCCTGCGCTTCGCCGACTACGCGATGCTCGCGTACGAGGCGCTGGGGGACCGGGTCGCGCACTGGACGACGCTGAACGAGCCCTGGTGCTCGGCCATGCTCGGCTACGCCTACGGGCTCCACGCCCCCGGCCGCCAGCACCTCGGCGACGCCATCCACGCCGTCCACCACCTGCTCCTCGGCCACGGCCTGGCCTCCCGGCGCATCAGGGAGGCCGCGGGCGGCAACCCCCTGGAGCTGGGCATCACCCTCAACCTCGGCACCGCCACACCGGAGACCGACAGCGAGGCCGACCGCGAGGCCTGCCGCCGCGCCGACGGGCTCGGCACCCGCCTCTACCTCGACCCGGTCGTCCACGGCCACTACCCCGAGGACATCGTCCGGGACCTGGCCGCCCAGGGCATCGAACTGCCCGTCCAGGACGGCGACCTGGCCGCCATCGCCACCCCCCTCGACGTCCTCGGCGTCAACTTCTACCGGGGCGCGCTGTTCTCCGGCCTCACCGAGGACGGCTCGCCCACCGACGCCGAAGGCCTCCCCGTCACCCGCGCCGTGGAGCGCGATCTGCCGCGTACGGCGATGGACTGGGAGATCACCCCGGGCGAACTCACCGATCTGCTGCTGCGGCTGGAGCGCGACTACGCGCTGCCGACCGTCATCACGGAGAACGGCGCCGCCTTCGACGACACCGTCGCCGCCGACGGCTCCGTACCGGACACCGACCGCACCGCCTATCTCGCCGACCACATCGACGCCGTGGCCCAGGCCCGCGTCCGGGGCGCCGACGTCCGGGGCTACTTCGCCTGGTCGCTGATGGACAACTTCGAGTGGGCGTACGGCTACGACAAGCGCTTCGGCATCGTCCGCGTCGACTACGGCACACAGGCGCGGACCCTCAAGGACAGCGCCAAGTGGTACCGCGACACCATCCGCCTCACCCGCGACACCATCCACCTCAGCCGCGACTCCCGTACCGATTGA
- a CDS encoding trypsin-like serine protease translates to MFSLKSARRRAVRTTAVGALAVAACATLMTGSAGAIVNGSDATERYPFMATIPESAPAHGLYDGTCGASLIDRQWVLTAAHCVQGDGLELDGIVRIGSSHRKSGGTVRAIERTVVHPGYVNGAGKAANKDDIALVRLDRPVAEKPIRIAERAARPGTPTRILGFGTTVDTEMKFAERLQELDTRRGSIAECAPGYADRTRLCTISRVPEAMACFGDSGGPQLQKGRHGRWELMGATSGPGAPGVACSDGPGLYSNVPAYAEWIRKTVKHHA, encoded by the coding sequence GTGTTCAGCTTGAAGTCGGCGCGCCGCCGCGCGGTACGCACCACTGCTGTCGGCGCCCTCGCCGTCGCGGCCTGCGCCACCCTGATGACCGGCAGCGCCGGGGCGATCGTCAACGGGTCCGATGCCACCGAGCGCTACCCGTTCATGGCGACGATCCCGGAGTCGGCCCCTGCCCACGGCCTGTACGACGGCACCTGCGGGGCGTCACTGATCGACCGGCAGTGGGTGCTGACGGCGGCCCACTGCGTCCAGGGCGACGGCCTTGAGCTGGACGGCATCGTCCGGATCGGCAGCTCGCACCGGAAGTCCGGGGGAACCGTCCGGGCCATCGAGCGGACCGTCGTGCACCCCGGCTATGTGAACGGCGCCGGGAAGGCCGCCAACAAGGACGACATCGCGCTGGTCCGCCTGGACCGTCCGGTCGCCGAGAAGCCCATCCGTATCGCCGAGCGGGCCGCGCGGCCCGGCACCCCGACCCGGATCCTGGGATTCGGCACCACCGTCGACACCGAGATGAAGTTCGCGGAGCGGTTGCAGGAGCTCGACACGCGCAGGGGCTCCATCGCCGAGTGCGCCCCCGGTTACGCGGACCGGACCCGGTTGTGCACGATCAGCCGCGTCCCCGAGGCCATGGCGTGCTTCGGGGACTCCGGGGGGCCGCAGCTCCAGAAGGGCCGGCACGGACGGTGGGAGCTGATGGGCGCCACATCGGGCCCCGGCGCCCCGGGCGTCGCCTGCTCGGACGGGCCCGGCCTCTACAGCAACGTGCCCGCCTACGCGGAGTGGATCCGGAAGACCGTCAAGCACCACGCCTGA
- a CDS encoding SMI1/KNR4 family protein encodes MGEPRFTWSDPAPWIELERELGIEFPADFREIVDAYGSIQINRQLYLKHPAGHLLHSLGRYIKGDLELWREEDMAEFLPSPVGANPGELMPVATATTGEAIFLRRPDTPASPWRVVVQEFDSPAWTLYEMTFGEWFLDYLKGYDVTLCSRNFAPDGPFYDFLS; translated from the coding sequence TTGGGCGAACCTCGGTTCACCTGGTCGGATCCGGCTCCGTGGATCGAGCTGGAGCGGGAACTCGGTATCGAGTTCCCCGCGGATTTCCGCGAGATCGTGGATGCCTACGGCTCGATCCAGATCAACAGGCAGCTCTATCTGAAGCACCCCGCCGGTCACCTTCTGCACAGTCTGGGCAGGTACATCAAGGGCGATCTCGAACTCTGGCGCGAGGAGGACATGGCGGAGTTCCTGCCGAGCCCGGTGGGAGCGAACCCCGGAGAGCTGATGCCGGTGGCGACGGCCACCACGGGCGAGGCAATCTTCCTCCGCCGTCCCGACACCCCCGCGTCGCCCTGGCGCGTCGTGGTCCAGGAGTTCGACAGCCCGGCCTGGACCCTCTACGAGATGACGTTCGGTGAATGGTTTCTGGACTACCTCAAGGGCTATGACGTGACGTTGTGCTCCCGCAACTTCGCGCCCGATGGCCCGTTCTACGATTTCCTGTCCTGA
- a CDS encoding MFS transporter, producing the protein MARDGGAPAFALSPGIVMLFAVACGAAVSNVYFAQPLLVTLGHDLGMSPALVGSVVTLTHIGYGLGLFLLVPLGDVADRRRIVVAQLLLLVAALAVVGTAHSAAVLLAGMGSVGLLAVVTQTLVVFAASLAPPAERGRVVGLVTGGVVIGILLARTVSGLLADLAGWRSVYLASAALIAVLALVLHRVLPRHSDVPPATPLRYGQLLRSTVTLFARERLLRLRAAFGLLIFAAFSTLWSSIALPLSEPPYSLSHTAIGAFGLVGAVGALAAAGAGRLNDRGLSRRTTGIGLALLAASWLPLALTRSSLWALVVGVIILDLAVQAVHVTNQTLIYALHPDAGGRLIGGYMIFYAVGSATGALAATSLYAAAGWGAVCVLGAGISGLAFLLWVLTRHTEYGG; encoded by the coding sequence ATGGCGCGCGACGGGGGCGCTCCCGCGTTCGCCCTGTCCCCTGGCATCGTCATGCTGTTCGCCGTCGCCTGCGGGGCCGCCGTCTCCAACGTCTATTTCGCGCAGCCGCTCCTGGTGACACTGGGCCACGACCTCGGGATGAGCCCGGCTCTCGTCGGCAGCGTCGTCACGCTCACGCACATCGGATACGGGCTGGGGCTCTTCCTCCTCGTGCCGCTGGGGGACGTGGCCGACCGCCGCCGGATCGTCGTGGCCCAACTGTTGCTGCTGGTCGCGGCGTTGGCCGTGGTCGGCACCGCACACAGCGCGGCGGTCCTGCTCGCGGGCATGGGCTCGGTGGGGCTGCTCGCCGTGGTCACGCAGACACTGGTGGTCTTCGCCGCGTCGCTGGCCCCGCCCGCCGAGCGCGGACGGGTCGTCGGACTGGTGACCGGCGGCGTGGTCATCGGCATCCTGCTCGCCCGTACCGTCTCCGGTCTCCTGGCCGACCTCGCGGGGTGGCGCTCCGTCTACCTCGCATCGGCCGCGCTCATCGCCGTACTCGCCCTCGTCCTGCACCGGGTGCTGCCACGCCACAGCGACGTACCGCCGGCCACTCCCCTGCGCTACGGACAGCTCCTGCGTTCCACGGTCACCCTGTTCGCGCGGGAACGGCTCCTCCGCCTCCGGGCCGCGTTCGGCCTGCTGATCTTCGCCGCGTTCAGCACCCTGTGGAGCAGCATCGCGCTGCCGCTCAGCGAGCCCCCGTACTCCCTCTCCCACACCGCCATCGGCGCATTCGGTCTGGTGGGGGCCGTGGGCGCGCTCGCCGCAGCCGGAGCTGGCCGCCTGAACGACCGGGGGCTCTCCCGGCGGACCACGGGTATCGGCCTGGCGCTGCTCGCCGCATCGTGGCTGCCCCTGGCCCTCACCCGCAGCTCGCTCTGGGCGCTGGTCGTCGGCGTGATCATCCTCGACCTGGCCGTACAGGCGGTCCATGTCACCAACCAGACCCTGATCTACGCACTGCACCCGGACGCGGGCGGCCGGCTGATCGGCGGATACATGATCTTCTACGCGGTCGGCAGCGCCACCGGCGCCCTCGCCGCGACGTCCCTCTACGCGGCGGCCGGGTGGGGCGCCGTGTGCGTACTGGGCGCCGGGATCAGCGGCCTCGCGTTCCTGCTGTGGGTGCTCACGAGGCATACGGAGTACGGGGGTTGA
- a CDS encoding helix-turn-helix domain-containing protein produces MVNRTRFDDSDCPVARSVDAIGDWWSLLIVRDAFDGSRRFGEFQRSLGVAKNILTARLRSLVAGGVLETVPASDGSAYREYVLTPKGESLFPVIVALRQWGERNFFAPGEPHSELVDRQRGSRLRALEVRSEDGRLLSPDDTIVHKVAAGADPSGA; encoded by the coding sequence ATGGTGAACCGGACACGTTTTGACGACAGCGACTGCCCCGTCGCGCGATCGGTCGACGCGATCGGTGACTGGTGGTCCCTGCTGATCGTGCGGGACGCCTTCGACGGAAGCCGCCGCTTCGGGGAGTTCCAGCGCAGCCTGGGCGTGGCGAAGAACATCCTGACCGCCCGCCTGCGTTCCCTGGTCGCCGGGGGTGTCCTCGAAACCGTCCCCGCCTCGGACGGCAGCGCCTATCGCGAATACGTGCTGACCCCGAAGGGTGAGTCCCTCTTCCCCGTCATCGTGGCCCTGCGGCAGTGGGGCGAGCGGAACTTCTTCGCACCCGGCGAACCGCACTCCGAGCTGGTCGACCGGCAGCGGGGCAGTCGACTGCGTGCGCTGGAAGTCCGGTCGGAGGACGGGCGGCTGCTGAGCCCGGACGACACCATCGTCCACAAGGTCGCCGCCGGAGCGGACCCGTCCGGCGCCTGA
- a CDS encoding NAD(P)/FAD-dependent oxidoreductase translates to MKQRYDVVVVGGGAAGLGGALALSRARRSVLVIDAGDPRNAPASHVHNYLGREGTPPSELTAIGRAEVAGYGGEIVRGGVVSAERLPGDEGFRVVTEDGSAVVARRLLVTTGIVDELPPVPGLAERWGRDVLHCPYCHGSEVADRPVGVLSAGPLSVHQALTWRQWSDDVTLFRHTGPEFGDEEYEQLAARGIAVVDGEVTGLEITDDRLTGLRLAGGRVAAREVVVVQPRFTARSAVLESLGLVPVAQEAAGHVIGSYIAADPSGATEVPGVWAAGNVTNLMEQVIGAANAGLRAAVAINADLIADDTRRAVEARRAGVGVVIG, encoded by the coding sequence ATGAAGCAGCGGTACGACGTGGTGGTCGTCGGAGGCGGGGCGGCCGGGCTGGGCGGGGCTCTCGCCCTGTCGCGGGCGCGGCGTTCGGTGCTGGTGATCGACGCGGGCGACCCGCGCAACGCGCCCGCCTCCCACGTGCACAACTACCTGGGCCGTGAGGGCACCCCACCCTCGGAGCTGACGGCGATCGGCCGTGCCGAGGTCGCCGGGTACGGGGGCGAGATCGTGCGGGGCGGCGTCGTGTCGGCGGAGCGGCTGCCGGGCGACGAGGGGTTCCGGGTCGTGACGGAGGACGGTTCCGCCGTTGTCGCCCGGCGGCTGCTCGTGACCACGGGGATCGTCGACGAGCTGCCCCCGGTGCCGGGTCTGGCCGAGCGGTGGGGGCGTGACGTGCTGCACTGCCCCTACTGCCACGGCTCGGAGGTCGCGGACCGCCCGGTCGGCGTGCTCTCGGCCGGCCCGCTCTCGGTGCACCAGGCGCTGACATGGCGGCAGTGGAGCGATGACGTCACCCTCTTCCGGCACACCGGGCCCGAGTTCGGCGACGAGGAGTACGAGCAGCTGGCGGCCCGGGGCATCGCCGTCGTGGACGGCGAGGTGACCGGCCTGGAGATCACGGACGACCGGCTCACCGGACTCCGTCTGGCCGGTGGCCGGGTGGCCGCGCGCGAGGTCGTGGTGGTCCAGCCCCGCTTCACGGCCCGGTCCGCCGTCCTGGAGAGTCTGGGGCTGGTCCCGGTCGCGCAGGAGGCGGCCGGGCATGTGATCGGGTCGTACATCGCGGCCGACCCGTCCGGGGCGACGGAGGTGCCCGGTGTCTGGGCGGCCGGCAATGTGACCAACCTGATGGAGCAGGTGATCGGCGCGGCCAACGCGGGACTGCGGGCGGCCGTGGCGATCAACGCCGACCTGATCGCCGACGACACCCGGCGCGCGGTCGAGGCGCGCCGGGCGGGGGTGGGAGTGGTTATCGGCTGA